CAGACCAAGTTAGGCGCGGAGCTTTCGTCGTGACCAAGTTTGCCATGTTCGCCATTTCGATGGCCGAGCCGGTAGTGACAGAGCCGATCACCTCTCCGAGACCAGCTACGACCTGCTGAAACAGCGATATCGGTCGGCCGCTCCAACCAGGGACGAGACCCTGTGGCGGCCATGCTGACACTGGCGCTCCACACCGCCCGGGCCTACCTGATCGAGCACCAGGTCACCGACCTGTGCGGAAACCATTCTTCACATCGACGGACTCGGTGTCGCCAGCCTTGATCCGCCCCTAGCCACCCCTAGCCGATCTGGTCGGATACGTGCAAGTCAGCGGGTCATCGAAGTTCTGCACTGGATCCGCGACACCTTGTTCCGCGGGAACCACTTCCGCGTCCTCACCCATCCCGGCCCTGGCGTCACAGCCTCTCTGCGCAACCTCGCCATCGGTGCGTTACGCCTGGCCGGACGCGCCGACATCACCGAAGCCACCCGATGGGCCTGCCGCATCATGAGCAGGCCCATCGCGATCCTCGCCTCACTTCATGATCTTGATACGGCCGCGTCTCAACCCCATGGCCTGTAGTCGAAATCTATGCCTTGATCGCTCATGAATTTCTGAAACTGCCGGCGTGTGGAGTCCGTCCATCTGTGGCCATAGTGGCCACTATTTTCCGTGAACACCAAGCGCCCGTTATCCCGGAACAGTGTACCCCCCAGAACTGCCTCTCTGTTCATGCCCGCCGCTTCCGCCAGTTGTTCATGCGGACTGAGACCTCCGGGAATGACTTCGCGGTCTCCCGCCCGGAATGCTACTGCATTCGGATCGAAAACAAATTCCGTCTCCGGCTTCGTCGAGTTGAAAGACCTCAGGGCCTCAGCAGATCCCCCGCCCGCCCCCAGCACGACGTCCCCACATCCACTGTTATGAACGAGGACCGGCGTCTCCCCTGCCAGCACATAGTATGTGTGGATGTCTGCGACCGTCAGGTTATGAACGCGTTGCTGTGCGGTCCACCGTTTGATCGCCTTGACCTGAACCAGGGAGCCAGCGGACGTGCGCAGCCACATGCCGGGCGCGAGCTTCTCGGCGTCGACCCACTTGTGAAGCTCAGGCACCCAGAAGGGATGCTTATCGGTCGCTATGATGACGCCGGCGGCTTGACCCTGCTTTCCATCCGTATCGATGGTGACTTGAACCAGGCTCTTTTCGCCGTCGCCCACGATGAGGTCGATGACCTGCTTGGCTTCCGTTTTGCCGGTTTCCGGATCGGTGGCGAGAACTTCATCTCCGATCTCAATATCTTCGATCGGCTTGCGGGTGCCGTCGGCCATGAGCACTTCGGTATCAGGCGTGAAGCTGTTCTTGCAGCGTATCAGTTTACCGATGAACTTTCCGGAATCGCCACCTATGGGCACCATGCCGGCCAGGGCCCATGCTGCTTCCTCGGTATTGCCCTCGTTCATGGCCTTGAGCGCGAGCAGGATGTCGGCCGGGGTGCCGACGACAGGCAGATAGCTGAGGGCTTCGAGCTCCTTCGCACCAGGAGGCCGCCCATTTCTCGTGTCC
The nucleotide sequence above comes from Nonomuraea gerenzanensis. Encoded proteins:
- a CDS encoding polymorphic toxin-type HINT domain-containing protein, translating into MASVSNGQASTLTYDPYGRLRTIQSTGKTLEKYTYDGFDHVIKHEKLGGDGITSTVTSYTYDPLDRTTSKTEKEGTASAKTTTFSYLGLSAEVLDEEVAGKLTKSFQYSPWGERLSQVKVNADSSEESSYYGYNPHSDVEQITKENGDTRATYGYTAYGRNDDKLFTGIDKPDPVDPTTKEEYNPYRFNSKRWDNSTGMYDMGFRDYNPGLNRFLNLDSYNGALEDLALSLDPWTSNRYAFTGGNPITNIEHDGHEPRPWHNPEYEPSDCWDNASVECNPGSAGKTIPVSNAHPEYNPAMKDDNKDGQIDEWEASRAGIALDGDTRNGRPPGAKELEALSYLPVVGTPADILLALKAMNEGNTEEAAWALAGMVPIGGDSGKFIGKLIRCKNSFTPDTEVLMADGTRKPIEDIEIGDEVLATDPETGKTEAKQVIDLIVGDGEKSLVQVTIDTDGKQGQAAGVIIATDKHPFWVPELHKWVDAEKLAPGMWLRTSAGSLVQVKAIKRWTAQQRVHNLTVADIHTYYVLAGETPVLVHNSGCGDVVLGAGGGSAEALRSFNSTKPETEFVFDPNAVAFRAGDREVIPGGLSPHEQLAEAAGMNREAVLGGTLFRDNGRLVFTENSGHYGHRWTDSTRRQFQKFMSDQGIDFDYRPWG